From Pangasianodon hypophthalmus isolate fPanHyp1 chromosome 30, fPanHyp1.pri, whole genome shotgun sequence, a single genomic window includes:
- the LOC113529523 gene encoding 5-hydroxytryptamine receptor 1E — protein sequence MERFLAESSEAPPLINYTHSNSSNQGAGFGIAVATERLAVASLLGLLTLSTAVMNAAVITAILTTRKLRLPANYLICSLAVTDFLVAVLVMPLSILYIAMATWNLGRVVCEVWLSVDMTCCTCSILHLCVIALDRYWAITKAVEYTRKRTPRRAVTMVTAVWVASVFISAPPLFWRRRHDDVHECAIEHDQLGYSIYSTFGAFYIPMTLILILYYRIYGAAKSLYQKRGSSRHFSDSLNHFRVDLATSGPGVELEKLNSPDERNQMCSSRERKAARVLGLILGAFIICWLPFFIKELLMALKVLQPSPHVSDFLTWLGYMNSLINPLLYTSFNEDFKQAFKRLLKRKEHT from the coding sequence ATGGAGCGGTTCCTGGCGGAAAGTTCTGAAGCTCCGCCCCTGATTAACTACACCCACTCCAACTCGTCCAATCAGGGAGCGGGGTTTGGTATCGCTGTGGCAACGGAGCGGCTAGCGGTAGCATCTCTGTTGGGTTTGCTGACGTTATCAACGGCTGTGATGAACGCTGCGGTCATCACCGCCATCTTGACCACCAGGAAGCTCCGCCTCCCCGCTAACTACCTCATCTGCTCGCTGGCTGTCACCGACTTCCTGGTCGCGGTGCTGGTGATGCCGCTGAGCATCCTGTACATCGCCATGGCAACATGGAACCTGGGTCgtgtggtgtgtgaggtgtggcTGAGTGTGGACATGACCTGCTGCACCTGCTCCATCCTGCACCTGTGTGTCATTGCGCTCGACCGCTATTGGGCCATCACCAAGGCGGTGGAGTACACGCGCAAGAGGACGCCGCGTCGTGCTGTTACCATGGTCACCGCTGTCTGGGTGGCCTCCGTGTTCATCTCAGCCCCTCCCCTTTTCTGGCGTCGGCGACATGACGATGTTCACGAGTGTGCAATCGAGCACGACCAGCTGGGCTACAGCATCTACTCCACCTTCGGAGCCTTCTACATCCCCATGACTCTGATTCTCATCCTGTATTATCGCATTTATGGCGCAGCGAAGTCTCTCTACCAGAAACGCGGCTCCTCGCGCCACTTCAGCGACTCGCTGAACCACTTCCGGGTCGACCTGGCGACCTCCGGCCCCGGCGTGGAGCTGGAGAAGCTAAACAGCCCTGACGAGAGGAACCAGATGTGCAGCTCACGCGAGAGGAAGGCGGCACGGGTCCTCGGCCTCATCCTCGGCGCCTTCATCATCTGCTGGCTGCCGTTCTTCATTAAAGAGCTCCTGATGGCGCTGAAGGTCCTGCAGCCTTCTCCACACGTGTCCGATTTCCTCACGTGGCTCGGGTACATGAACTCGCTAATCAACCCGCTGCTCTACACCAGCTTCAACGAGGACTTCAAGCAGGCGTTTAAGAGGCTGCTGAAGCGCAAGGAGCACACATAG